From Podospora bellae-mahoneyi strain CBS 112042 chromosome 3, whole genome shotgun sequence, the proteins below share one genomic window:
- a CDS encoding hypothetical protein (COG:Q; EggNog:ENOG503NYSA) encodes MAPSPYAGHPSRGDSWFAPLSIDLIVKVFKTTFFHPFIAWIIPLCFRAQNMHWDAPPMLVSFAWAGAITLIWMAGVINDRLAFGLPREVDLSEEVIVITGGASGLGLLIAEVYGMRGATVAVLDVEEMENGEARGVTYYKCDVGDKEQISKVAEKIERELGPPTILINNAAVVLGKPLLSLSLPEIDRSLTTNLLSHFYTIKTFLPGMTRSETGGTIVTISSVIGTLGAAQLTDYAAAKAGVTALHKSLSAELKESHPEIRTVLVTPGQLSTPLFAGVKTPNAFLAPVVEPVDVAKEVIKAIDNGQNASIGMPLYARWVDWYNVLPVGVQKVVRGLAGVDRGMRTFQGRAGSGLGRKGRLEAF; translated from the exons ATGGCGCCCTCCCCCTACGCCGGCCACCCCTCCCGAGGGGACAGCTGGTTcgcccccctctccatcgaCCTGATCGTCAAAGTCTTCAAAaccaccttcttccaccccttcatcGCCTGGATCATCCCCCTTTGCTTCCGCGCGCAAAACATGCACTGGGACGCGCCCCCCATGCTCGTCTCCTTCGCCTGGGCCGGTGCCATCACCCTGATCTGGATGGCTGGCGTGATTAACGACCGTCTCGCCTTTGGCCTCCCTCGTGAGGTGGACCTCAGCGAGGAGGTCATTGTCATCACTGGTGGCGCTTCCGGGCTCGGGTTGCTGATTGCTGAGGTCTATGGTATGCGCGGCGCGACGGTTGCCGTGCTGGAcgtggaggagatggagaatggggaggCAAGGGGGGTGACGTATTACAAGTGTGATGTTGGCGACAAGGAGCAGATCTCAAAGGTTGCCGAGAAGATTGAGCGCGAG CTCGGCCCCCCTACAATCCTGATCAACAACGCAGCCGTCGTCCTCGGTAAACCCCTCTtgtccctctccctccccgaaaTCGACCgttccctcaccaccaacctcctctcccactttTACACTATCAAGACCTTCCTCCCGGGCATGACGCGCTCCGAGACCGGCGGAACGATTGTGACAATCTCGTCCGTCATTGGCACCCTCGGCGCCGCGCAGCTGACGGATtacgccgccgccaaagctGGCGTCACCGCTCTTCACAAGTCTCTCTCGGCGGAACTGAAGGAATCACACCCCGAGATTAGAACGGTGCTTGTCACCCCGGGGCAGCTCTCCACGCCTTTGTTTGCTGGGGTGAAGACACCCAACGCGTTCTTGGCCCCGGTGGTGGAGCCGGTTGATGTGGCGAAGGAGGTGATCAAGGCGATTGACAACGGGCAGAATGCGAGCATTGGGATGCCGCTTTATGCGAGGTGGGTTGATTGGTATAATGTACTGCCTGTGGGTGTGCAAAAAGTAGTAAGGGGGTTGGCCGGGGTGGATAGGGGGATGAGGACTTTTCAGGGAAGGGCAGGGTccgggttggggaggaaggggaggctTGAGGCTTTTTAA
- a CDS encoding hypothetical protein (COG:P; EggNog:ENOG503NU7Y), with translation MSSAQEPLISASERVDAGGDHDEEQGDEAGRLESGKAIPAAPSWFIWLLTLSAGISGLLFGYDTGVISSTLVFLGESLSNRPLNSLDKSLITASTSLFALLISPFSSVLADSLGRKRVILVADVLFVLGAGVQAVCSTVWVMVVGRSIVGMAVGAASFVVPLYIAELAPAEHRGRLVTMNVIFITSGQVVAYIVGYGFGEYGHPETAWRWMVGLGGLPAVVQLFMMTVMPETPRWLVMVGRGLEARGVVEKVAGGKVAAREVDATVKSIEIEVREEQDARRLRRRRGDSKAGWAEGFDELFNIRRNKRALAIACLLQGLQQLCGFNSLMYFSATIFEMLGFPIPTLTSLVVAVTNFALTLVALLIIDRIGRRRILLWSIPWMVFGLLLAAFGFFLSGVTDSDAPGSPVVILISIMIYVAGYAIGLGNVPWMQSELFALNVRSLGSGIATATNWGSNFVIGLTFLMLMDLLGPPLTFTLYALICIGGYVLIWRFYPETAGLSLEDAASLLEDDNWGVRR, from the exons ATGAGCAGCGCGCAGGAACCTCTTATTTCGGCCTCGGAGCGGGTAGATGCTGGTGGGGATCATGATGAAGAACAAGGCGATGAAGCCGGCCGTCTCGAATCCGGGAAAGCGATCCCCGCGGCGCCGAGTTGGTTTATCTGGCTGTTGACCTTGTCGGCGGGGATATCAGGGTTGCTGTTTGGTT ACGACACAGGCGTCATATCATCTACGCTCGTCTTTCTTGGCGAGTCCCTCTCCAACCGACCGCTTAATTCCCTCGACAAGTCACTCATCACcgcttccacctccctcttcgcgCTTTTGATCTCGCCGTTCTCGTCGGTTCTTGCCGATAGTCTCGGAAGGAAAAGAGTAATACTCGTGGCAGATGTGCTGTTTGTTCTGGGAGCCGGGGTGCAAGCAGTATGCTCAACAGtctgggtgatggtggttgggaggagTATCGTTGGTATGGCGGTGGGAGCAGCAAGCTTCGTCGTGCCGCTATACATTGCTGAGCTGGCCCCGGCGGAACACagagggaggttggtgacCATGAACGTCATCTTCATTACATCGGGCCAGGTCGTTGCGTACATTGTTGGATATGGATTTGGGGAATATGGGCACCCAGAGACCGCGtggagatggatggttgGCTTGGGAGGATTGCCAGCAGTGGTGCAGCTTTTCATGATGACAGTTATGCCCGAAACACCGAGATGGTTGGtcatggtggggaggggattggAAGCTAGGGGTGTCGTTGAGAAAGTTGCTGGCGGAAAGGTTGCTGCCCGCGAGGTCGATGCTACGGTCAAAAGCATTGAGATCGAAGTTAGGGAAGAACAAGATGCAAGACGGCtgcgaagaaggagaggtgaTAGCAAGGCCGGCTGGGCCGAAGGTTTCGACGAGCTGTTCAACATCAGGAGAAATAAGAGGGCGTTGGCAATCGCTTGCTTATTGCAGGGCTTACAGCAATTGTGTGGTTTT AACTCGCTCATGTACTTCTCGGCGACCATCTTCGAGATGCTCGGCTTCCCGATCCCGACTCTTACCTCCCTTGTCGTGGCAGTCACCAACTTCGCGTTAACCTTGGTGgctcttctcatcatcgACCGCATTGGAAGAAGACGCATCCTTCTCTGGTCTATTCCCTGGATGGTGTTTGGGCTACTCCTTGCTGCCTTTGGCTTCTTTCTGAGCGGAGTCACAGATAGCGATGCGCCCGGATCTCCAGTCGTCATCCTGATCAGCATCATGATCTATGTGGCAGGCTATGCGATTGGCCTCGGAAACGTCCCATGGATGCAGAGCGAGCTGTTTGCCCTCAACGTGCGGTCCCTGGGAAGCGGCATAGCAACGGCCACAAACTGGGGCTCCAACTTTGTCATTGGCCTgaccttcttgatgttgatggaCTTGTTGGGCCCGCCGCTGACGTTTACTCTATACGCCTTGATCTGCATTGGAGGGTACGTATTGATATGGAGATTCTACCCAGAGACAGCCGGCTTGTCTCTCGAAGACGCTGCCTCGCTGTTGGAGGATGACAATTGGGGTgtgaggaggtga
- a CDS encoding hypothetical protein (EggNog:ENOG503P0Q8; COG:B): MKELLDTNRVNYLIWRYLLESNYRETAAKLQKEWRIQTPHRHFDYAPHVKTYALVNLLNKGLQFEAYERQFAEQKVRWPDFIVVVKLTRPAPRDVPATAEATPRGVFGPLKFQPDMMEVEEDEVEEEAEESEDAEYDEDIENPRKRAVDRHLAVSHGSPAKRQRLSNGYDNGADSATTPMEIDHHHHHHHHHHHHNGAENNHAYPSPLEGEQAASPIPHTEGPSRGTQVDDTRDLTQDTVFLRLGADDSTEASENPIVLISKWNPKDPSILATGGTDALARIWTLPRGAAPDAALPDHVDTAPRYLHLGDDLPNDSTVTSMAWSSNGALIALGIEIGNKSRLGVWAADGTSAYRFEGLDSPITNLCWSPNDKFLLAISPDMTNGLENPRTLIQVSSPTTVNPMSHILNYDIHSYPVDATWIGESSFILCGQGMLTAFRCTEKEIVQIREFETRKDERFQYVKFDWRSSLVATGSEAGFIDIWDESSRRRSIKAHDGAITAMQWQPLQADPAEGERLLVSCGIDGGIFVWNVLGGLENRPKYSITLDSPLAANSLAISPDGSHIAVATHDRILIWKLGEHQVPKAGWMPNTGWQTPKTGSDSGDSLPFLEWDCEGKRLVHGLDNRLAIINFR, translated from the exons ATGAAGGAATTACTCGACACTAACCGTGTCAACTATCTCATCTGGAG GTACTTATTGGAGTCAA ATTATCGGGAAACCGCCGCCAAGCTGCAAAAGGAGTGGCGGATCCAAACGCCTCACAGGCATTTTGACTATGCTCCGCACGTCAAGACATATGCATTGGTGAACCTTCTCAACAAAGGCCTTCAGTTTGAAGCGTATGAGAGACAGTTTGCTGAGCAAAAGGTACGGTGGCCCGATtttattgttgttgtgaaaTTGACTCGACCT GCGCCTCGTGATGTGCCGGCAACGGCCGAGGCGACACCGCGTGGGGTGTTTGGACCGCTCAAGTTCCAGCCCGacatgatggaggtggaggaggatgaggtggaggaggaggcagaagaaTCCGAGGATGCAGAGTACGATGAAGACATCGAGAACCCAAGAAAGCGCGCGGTCGACCGGCATCTCGCCGTGTCGCATGGGTCGCCCGCTAAGCGGCAGAGACTGAGCAACGGCTACGACAACGGGGCGGATTCTGCCACAACCCCCATGGAaattgaccaccaccaccaccaccaccaccaccaccaccaccacaatggCGCAGAAAACAACCACGCCTACCCATCGCCCCTGGAGGGTGAACAGGCCGCATCACCAATCCCTCACACCGAGGGGCCCTCGCGGGGCACACAGGTTGACGACACACGGGACCTCACCCAAGACACGGTGTTTCTGCGACTCGGCGCCGATGATTCCACAGAAGCTAGCGAAAACCCTATCGTGCTCATCAGCAAGTGGAACCCCAAAGACCCATCAATCTTGGCGACTGGCGGGACCGATGCGCTAGCCCGCATTTGGACGCTTCCGCGTGGAGCCGCCCCAGACGCCGCCCTGCCAGATCACGTGGACACGGCCCCTCGGTACCtccatcttggtgatgacctCCCCAATGACTCAACCGTCACCTCCATGGCATGGAGCTCCAATGGCGCTCTTATCGCCCTCGGGATTGAGATAGGAAACAAGTCCCGTCTTGGTGTGTGGGCTGCCGATGGTACCAGTGCCTACCGTTTCGAAGGCCTCGACTCCCCCATCACTAACCTCTGCTGGAGTCCCAATGACAAGTTCCTTTTGGCCATCTCACCGGATATGACCAATGGACTGGAGAACCCCCGGACTCTGATCCAGGTTTCGTCTCCGACCACGGTGAATCCGATGTCTCACATCCTCAACTACGACATTCACAGCTACCCCGTCGATGCCACATGGATCGGCGAGAGCTCTTTTATTCTCTGCGGTCAAGGCATGTTGACTGCCTTCCGATGCACTGAAAAGGAGATTGTTCAGATCAGAGAGTTTGAAACACGCAAGGACGAGCGATTCCAGTATGTCAAGTTCGACTGGCGCTCTAGCCTTGTTGCCACTGGCAGCGAAGCGGGTTTCATTGAT ATTTGGGATGAGTCCAGTAGGCGGCGTTCGATAAAAGCCCATGACGGCGCTATCACCGCTATGCAGTGGCAACCGCTGCAAGCGGACCCTGCGGAGGGCGAGAGGCTGTTGGTGTCCTGTGGCATCGATGGCGGCATCTTTGTCTGGAACGTACTTGGAGGCCTGGAGAATAGGCCGAAGTACTCGATCACCTTGGATTCACCCCTTGCAGCAAATAGCCTCGCCATTAGCCCCGACGGATCGCACATCGCTGTAGCAACACATGACAGAATCTTGATCTGGAAGCTTGGTGAACATCAAGTCCCTAAAGCCGGCTGGATGCCGAATACTGGGTGGCAGACCCCCAAGACGGGATCCGACTCGGGTGATTCCTTGCCATTCTTGGAGTGGGACTGCGAGGGCAAGAGACTGGTTCATGGTTTGGATAACCGACTCGCTATCATTAACTTCCGGTAG
- a CDS encoding hypothetical protein (EggNog:ENOG503NTW3; COG:S) — protein MGPNTVDRALEAAEHDAATPISPTPTHHELPHRTSAEIERVISASSVSSASSSHSARSRRPSTVGTGIVGVGMSRVSTSRDLPPTELGRIQTARSQHSATVGRSIRSRRSRASLVKPLPPFGAGKPYPPLLPNQEDFVVEFDGPDDPLHAQNWPMAKKLLTATMLGYTTMIASFGSSIFSAATRAVAADFGVSPDVSLLGVSLYVLGFATGPTFWAPLSELKGRRLPLVASMFGFTIFNLACGTAKDLQTVLITRFFAGFFGACPLAVVAAVFSDMFDNRMRGMAITVFSMTVFTGPMLAPFIGGFMVEDESIGWRWTAYLIAIMGAVAFIIDLIFLEETYPPVILVSKAAELRRRTLNWGIHAKQEEIEIDVKELITKNFSRPMRLLFCEPIVTLLSVYMAFIYGLLYLFLTAYPFVFMGVHGMSAGVAGLTFFGMIIGQILAGVTVLMQQPWYTRKLAANNGVPVPEWRLPSVIAGGVAFAIGLFWFGWTGFTKDIHWIWPTLSGLMTGFGIASIFLQALNYLVDSYLMFAASAIAGNTFLRSLAGAAFPLFARYMFEGMGTQWASTLLGCIGVALVPIPVIFYMYGDRIRAKSAYAPTFGAGPEVAESETGDDSELGHGEKEAPSSAPRTDMDAAHRAV, from the exons ATGGGACCCAACACCGTCGACCGCGCCCTCGAGGCGGCAGAACACGACGCCGCCACCCCaatctccccaaccccaacccaccatgAGCTCCCCCACCGAACAAGCGCCGAGATTGAGCGCGTCATCTCCGCCAGCTCGGtatcctccgcctcctcctctcactcGGCCCGGTCCCGCAGACCCTCCACCGTCGGCACCGGCATAGTCGGCGTGGGCATGTCCCGAGTCTCCACCTCCCGAgacctccccccaaccgaGCTCGGCCGCATCCAGACCGCCCGCAGCCAGCACAGCGCAACCGTCGGCCGTTCCATCCGCTCCAGACGAAGCCGTGCTTCCCTCGTCAagccccttccccccttcgGCGCCGGAAAGCCATACCCACCCCTCCTACCCAATCAAGAGGACTTCGTCGTCGAGTTCGACGGCCCTGATGACCCCCTCCACGCTCAAAACTGGCCCATGGCCAAGAA ACTTCTCACAGCAACAATGCTAGGCTACACAACAATGATCGCCTCCTTCggctcctccatcttctccgccgccacccgCGCCGTCGCAGCCGACTTTGGCGTATCCCCTGacgtctccctcctcggcgtaTCCCTCTACGTCCTCGGCTTCGCCACCGGCCCAACCTTCTGGGCTCCCCTATCCGAGCTCAAAGGCCGTCGCTTACCCCTGGTAGCCTCCATGTTCGGcttcaccatcttcaacctcgccTGCGGAACTGCCAAAGACCTCCAGACCGTCCTCATCACGAGGTTCTTTGCCGGTTTTTTCGGTGCTTGCCCCCTTGCTGTCGTTGCAGCTGTCTTCTCAGACATGTTTGACAACCGCATGCGTGGCATGGCCATCACCGTGTTTAGCATGACTGTCTTTACCGGTCCCATGCTGGCGCCGTTTATCGGCGGGTTcatggttgaggatgaaaGCATCGGGTGGAGGTGGACGGCCTATCTCATTGCGATCATGGGTGCTGTCGCTTTTATTATCGATCTGATCTTCCTCGAGGAGACCTATCCCCCCGTTATTCTGGTCAGCAAAGCCGCcgagctgaggaggaggaccctCAACTGGGGCATCCACGCCAAGCAGGAAGAGATTGAAATCGACGTCAAGGAGTTGATCACAAAAAACTTTTCCCGGCCGATGAGGCTTCTCTTCTGCGAGCCGATCGTCACGCTGTTGTCGGTGTACATGGCGTTTATTTACGGGCTGCTCTATCTCTTTTTGACGGCGTATCCGTTTGTCTTCATGGGGGTCCACGGCATGTCTGCCGGTGTGGCCGGGCTCACGTTTTTCGGCATGATTATCGGGCAGATCCTCGCCGGTGTTACCGTGTTGATGCAGCAGCCTTGGTATACGAGGAAGCTGGCTGCCAACAATGGGGTGCCGGTTCCTGAGTGGAGGTTGCCCTCTGTCATTGCTGGAGGTGTGGCTTTTGCGATTGGGTTGTTTTGGTTCGGGTGGACGGGTTTTACCAAGGATATTCACTGGATTTGGCCGACACTTTCTGGTTTGATGACGGGATTCGGGATAGCCAGCATCTTTTTGCAGGCGCTAAACTACCTCGTCGATTCGTATCTGATGTTTGCCGCTTCGGCGATCGCGGGCAACACCTTCTTGCGATCGTTGGCCGGAGCGGCCTTCCCGCTGTTTGCGAGATACATGTTTGAAGGGATGGGCACCCAGTGGGCCAGCACGCTTCTTGGTTGCATCGGTGTGGCGCTCGTGCCTATTCCGGTCATCTTTTACATGTATGGTGATCGGATCAGGGCGAAGAGCGCTTATGCCCCGACCTTTGGTGCTGGGCCGGAAGTGGCGGAGAGCGAGACGGGGGATGATTCTGAGCTCGGGCAcggagagaaggaggcgCCTAGCAGCGCGCCCAGGACGGACATGGATGCTGCCCACAGGGCAGTCTAA
- a CDS encoding hypothetical protein (EggNog:ENOG503Q4PK; COG:G), giving the protein MTTTPNRRHSTMWWDDDTIERTVTRMFVCSHLIPEEIERLDRTLGFGDGLTDGTYWEWIEQKAKRIFLILVELKVPDQIFGVIDDSWDDEDLPIARDQVERLALTPTRDSRLEQEFYEKQFYYLLRPLRKGEHVIYRDSEVVPLEVVEKKHVPGQTPFFDKVMLPGYPGTVFCRVKMPIGGGYSSPEDFLFDVNGIRNVQNDHLASYWASYVQQGYGYALFNNAADYTLKGLLTTTPACFKNMEKKARRRQVMEWIHCLIDTVCFLHNRGLSHGNIKPSTVLFTSENHIFLSDLLGYTGLDRNSFDKESYDYAAPEQWFKPTSPSSASFHRRGTVTSTTASPESPNYITSRSTPDSSQHPMAMMHAPTPHLSPQAADIFSLGCIILDLLSFLVKKHGRPFATHRAAKHKTPSRGGAVPDSSFHRNLSQVESWMTLLVKEAQKKEKDDDIFKGIAPMLHIVEHMLSSHPTDRPDAQDLQTRMYKILTDHCGILEPHCVHQYDNGWDFGMASLKLDTTGNRRASGGSGRHHPRNSIGSRGSGRSSGSVQDLQGQETFLVPRLSRSRSSRGPPSVASSRAPLFTASREGWKGPMTFWQTDSRMMATR; this is encoded by the exons ATGACAACGACTCCTAACCGACGTCACAGCACCATGTGGTGGGACGACGACACCATTGAACGCACAGTCACACGCATGTTTGTGTGTAGCCATCTTATTCCTGAGGAAATCGAGCGACTCGACCGCACCCTGGGCTTTGGCGATGGCTTGACCGATGGAACTTATTGGGAGTGGATCGAGCAAAAGGCCAAGAGGATCTTCCTCATTCTTGTCGAGCTCAAAGTCCCTGATCAGATCTTCGGCGTGATTGACGATTCGTGGGACGACGAGGACCTGCCTATTGCTCGGGACCAAGTTGAGCGACTGGCCTTGACCCCTACCAGAGACAGCAGGCTGGAACAGGAATTCTACGAAAAGCAGTTTTACTATCTACTTCGACCTCTGCGCAAGGGCGAGCATGTCATCTACCGAGATAGTGAGGTGGTTCCGCTGGAGGTGGTCGAAAAGAAGCACGTCCCTGGCCAGACCCCTTTCTTCGACAAGGTCATGCTTCCAGGCTACCCAGGAACCGTGTTCTGTCGTGTGAAGATGCCGATTGGCGGCGGCTACTCGAGCCCGGAAGACTTTCTGTTCGACGTGAACGGCATTCGCAACGTCCAGAACGACCATCTCGCTTCTTACTGGGCGTCCTATGTTCAACAAGGCTATGGCTATGCCCTCTTCAACAATGCGGCCGACTACACTCTCAAGggcctcctcaccacaacGCCAGCATGCTTCAAGAATATGGAGAAAAAGGCACGACGGCGACAGGTCATGGAATGGATCCACTGTCTCATTGACACGGTGTGTTTCCTTCACAACAGAGGCCTATCTCACGGCAACATCAAGCCTTCCACAGTCTTGTTTACCAGCGAGAACCATATCTTCCTTTCAGACTTGCTTGGTTACACTGGACTGGACAGAAACTCGTTCGACAAAGAGTCATATGACTACGCGGCGCCGGAGCAGTGGTTTAAACCGACCTCACCATCGTCCGCTTCGTTTCACCGCCGAGGAACCGTGACATCCACGACAGCTTCACCTGAAAGCCCCAACTATATCACCAGCCGTTCCACCCCCGATTCCAGCCAGCACCCGATGGCCATGATGCATGCACCCACGCCTCACCTGAGTCCCCAAGCGGCAGACATCTTTTCCCTCGGTTGCATAATTCTGGACCTCCTCAGCTTCCTGGTAAAGAAGCACGGAAGACCGTTCGCAACACATCGGGCCGCAAAGCACAAAACCCCTAGCAGGGGCGGTGCTGTCCCTGACTCGTCGTTTCATCGGAACCTATCTCAGGTCGAGAGCTGGATGACCCTATTGGTCAAGGAAGCCCagaaaaaggagaaggacgacGACATATTCAAAGGCATCGCCCCTATGCTTCATATTGTTGAGCACATGCTTTCCTCTCATCCTACCGACCGCCCTGACGCCCAAGACTTACAGACGAGAATGTACAAGATTTTAACGGATCATTGCGGGATTTTGGAGCCGCACTGTGTGCATCAGTATGACAACGGCTGGGACTTTGGCATGGCAAGCCTGAAGCTTGACACCACTGGTAATAGACGAGCCAGTGGTGGTTCAGGACGTCACCACCCGCGAAACAGCATTGGAAGCAGGGGAAGCGGACGAAGCTCAGGTTCTGTTCAGGACCTGCAGGGCCAGGAAACCTTTCTAGTCCCTCGGCTCTCCAGGTCCAGGAGCTCTAGAGGACCTCCTTCCGTTGCATCGAGCCGGGCTCCCCTTTTCACCG catcaagagAGGGTTGGAAAGGCCCAATGACGTTTTGGCAAACGGATTCGCGAATGATGGCCACTAGGTAG
- a CDS encoding hypothetical protein (EggNog:ENOG503P6MH): MIAPSFFPLYKFLDNFSMATSTSPTSELATTSGETTKNEQTYPCSCHCGSITFTVTLSPPLAEQTVMECNCSICRRVGYLLVFPPKEAVVFSEDSLPRLSRYQFNTKQIDHLFCGNCGSSLGIDFREFRQKGYGISVRAFNDVDLEGLKYKKGDGKAKLPPYSDLSGVQWALDHPAGENERKEKAM; encoded by the exons ATGATTGccccatccttcttccctTTATACAAGTTTCTTGACAATTTCAGCATGGcaacctcgacctcgccaacctcggAGCTTGCCACCACCAGTGGTGAAACAACCAAAAATGAGCAAACGTACCCCTGCTCCTGCCACTGCGGCTCGATAACCTTTACCGtgaccctctcccccccgcTGGCAGAGCAGACAGTGATGGAATGTAACTGCTCGATTTGTCGACGGGTTGGGTATCTACTTGTTT TCCCTCCCAAAGAAGCAGTCGTGTTCTCCGAAGAcagcctcccccgcctctcCCGCTACCAGTTCAACACCAAACAAATCGACCACCTCTTCTGCGGTAATTGCGGCTCCAGCTTGGGCATCGACTTTCGCGAGTTTCGGCAGAAGGGGTACGGGATCAGCGTGAGGGCGTTCAACGATGTCGACCTGGAAGGGCTGAAGTACAAAAAGGGGGATGGAAAGGCCAAGCTCCCTCCTTATAGTGATTTATCCGGGGTCCAGTGGGCTTTGGACCACCCTGCTGGCGAGAACGAGCGGAAGGAAAAGGCTATGTAG